A genomic segment from Stenotrophomonas maltophilia encodes:
- a CDS encoding MFS transporter — MSVATGVAVASNYYAQPLLHTIADAFGVPFGQVGMVVTAAQLSYAAGLILLVPLGDLFERRRLIVVMSLLSAGGLVMSACAPSLTWLLVGTAITGLFSVVAQVLVPFAATLAAPEHRGRVVGTLMSGLLLGILLARTVAGLLSSLGDWRLVYAIAAGTLVLTALALQRGLPRFHHSAGLGYFALLRSIGVLFVQEPVLRQRTLLGACSFAMFAIFWTPLAFLLAQPPYAYSDATIGLFGLVGAAGTLAAGLAGRMSDRGQTGRATAIALVLLLLSWLPLGLSTHSLLALLVGVVVLDLAAQLLHVSNQNLIYALQPAARNRLNAGYMTGYFIGGSLGSLLSAQVYQRYGWTGVCVAGATVAVLALLLWLPGALRARQAVSSN; from the coding sequence ATGTCGGTCGCCACCGGCGTGGCCGTGGCCAGCAACTACTATGCGCAACCGCTGCTGCACACCATCGCCGATGCCTTCGGCGTGCCGTTCGGCCAGGTCGGCATGGTGGTTACTGCCGCACAGCTGAGCTATGCCGCCGGGCTGATCCTGCTGGTGCCGCTGGGTGACCTGTTCGAGCGCCGCCGCCTGATCGTGGTGATGAGCCTGCTGTCGGCCGGTGGCCTGGTGATGAGTGCCTGCGCGCCGTCACTGACCTGGTTGCTGGTGGGCACCGCGATCACCGGCCTGTTCTCGGTGGTCGCCCAGGTGCTGGTACCGTTCGCGGCCACGCTGGCCGCGCCGGAACATCGTGGCCGCGTGGTCGGCACATTGATGAGTGGCCTGCTGCTGGGCATCCTGCTGGCGCGCACCGTGGCCGGCCTGCTTTCCAGCCTGGGCGACTGGCGCCTGGTGTATGCGATCGCTGCTGGCACCCTGGTGCTGACCGCACTGGCATTGCAGCGCGGCTTGCCGCGATTCCACCACAGCGCCGGCCTCGGCTATTTCGCATTGCTGCGCTCCATCGGCGTGCTGTTCGTGCAGGAACCGGTACTACGCCAGCGCACGCTGCTGGGCGCCTGCAGCTTCGCCATGTTCGCGATCTTCTGGACCCCGCTCGCGTTCCTGCTGGCGCAGCCTCCGTACGCCTACAGCGACGCCACCATCGGCCTGTTCGGGCTGGTCGGTGCGGCCGGCACGCTGGCGGCCGGTCTGGCCGGCCGCATGTCCGACCGCGGCCAGACCGGACGCGCCACCGCCATCGCGCTGGTGCTGTTGCTGCTCTCGTGGCTGCCGCTGGGGCTGTCGACGCACTCCTTGCTGGCGCTGCTGGTCGGCGTGGTGGTGCTGGACCTGGCTGCGCAGCTGCTGCACGTCAGCAATCAGAACCTGATCTACGCGCTGCAGCCTGCGGCACGCAATCGCCTCAATGCCGGCTACATGACCGGCTACTTCATCGGCGGTTCGCTGGGTTCGCTGCTGTCGGCACAGGTCTACCAGCGCTACGGTTGGACCGGCGTCTGCGTGGCCGGTGCCACGGTGGCCGTGCTGGCCCTGCTGCTGTGGCTGCCTGGCGCGCTGCGTGCGCGCCAAGCGGTGTCGTCGAACTAG
- a CDS encoding LysR family transcriptional regulator yields MNLKQLEFAVALAEEGNFTRAAERCHVVQSALSHQIAHLEQELGTTLFERLPRQVRATAAGEALLVHARQVLASLRHLRADVAAVSGEVRGLLAIGQISSLTGIDVVAMLAAFQQVHPQVEFQLRVDKSEDLIAQVQSRALDVALVGLAPSAALDGVCHQVLQEEDLVAVLAPSHRLAGRKRLPLTALQDEALVDFPRGTGARRQTDDAFAAAGLPHTVRFEVNLMELIERFVRHGLAVGIVPALIAEGFQGVVQIPLQPTPTRRVHLVWQRLPTPAARAFVEAVLSRAGAGSGP; encoded by the coding sequence ATGAATCTCAAGCAGCTCGAATTCGCCGTGGCGCTGGCCGAAGAGGGCAATTTCACCCGTGCGGCCGAGCGCTGCCACGTGGTGCAGTCCGCGCTCAGCCACCAGATCGCCCATCTTGAACAGGAACTGGGCACAACGCTGTTCGAGCGCCTGCCGCGCCAGGTGCGGGCCACCGCCGCCGGCGAGGCGTTGCTGGTGCACGCACGCCAGGTGCTGGCCAGCCTGCGCCATCTGCGCGCCGACGTGGCCGCCGTCAGTGGCGAGGTGCGCGGGTTGCTGGCCATCGGGCAGATCTCTTCGCTGACCGGCATCGACGTCGTGGCGATGCTGGCGGCCTTCCAGCAGGTGCACCCGCAGGTGGAGTTCCAGTTGCGCGTGGACAAGAGCGAAGACCTGATCGCACAGGTGCAGTCGCGCGCGCTGGATGTGGCACTGGTCGGTCTGGCGCCTTCGGCAGCGCTGGACGGCGTCTGCCACCAGGTGCTGCAGGAGGAGGATCTGGTAGCGGTACTGGCGCCGTCGCACCGGCTGGCCGGGCGCAAGCGGCTGCCATTGACCGCACTGCAGGATGAAGCGCTGGTCGACTTCCCGCGCGGCACCGGTGCGCGCCGGCAGACTGACGATGCCTTCGCCGCCGCTGGCCTGCCGCACACGGTGCGTTTCGAGGTCAATCTGATGGAACTGATCGAGCGCTTCGTCCGCCATGGATTGGCGGTCGGCATCGTGCCGGCGTTGATCGCCGAAGGTTTCCAGGGCGTGGTTCAGATTCCACTGCAGCCGACCCCGACCCGGCGCGTGCACCTGGTCTGGCAGCGGCTGCCGACACCGGCGGCGCGGGCGTTCGTCGAGGCCGTGCTCAGCCGCGCAGGCGCAGGCTCAGGCCCTTGA
- a CDS encoding DUF1456 family protein, with protein MINNDVLRSVRYSLDLGDQHVVTLCQMADPAFAVDTEQVKAWLRREDEAGFEAMNDSALAHFLDGLIVHLRGRDESQPQRAVETRIDNNLVLKKLRVAFQLRDVDLMEIFASAGFNVSKSEVGALFRQPGHTNYRRCLDQMLRNFLKGLSLRLRG; from the coding sequence ATGATCAACAATGATGTCCTGCGCAGCGTGCGCTACTCCCTGGACCTGGGTGACCAGCACGTGGTCACCCTGTGCCAGATGGCCGACCCGGCCTTCGCCGTGGATACCGAGCAGGTGAAAGCCTGGCTGCGCCGCGAGGACGAAGCCGGTTTCGAGGCGATGAACGACAGCGCGCTGGCCCACTTCCTCGACGGCCTGATCGTGCACCTGCGCGGTCGCGACGAGAGCCAGCCGCAGCGTGCGGTGGAAACCCGCATCGACAACAACCTGGTGCTGAAGAAGCTGCGCGTGGCCTTCCAGCTGCGCGACGTCGATCTGATGGAGATCTTTGCCAGCGCAGGTTTCAACGTGTCCAAGTCGGAAGTGGGCGCATTGTTCCGCCAGCCCGGGCACACCAACTACCGGCGTTGCCTGGACCAGATGCTGCGCAATTTCCTCAAGGGCCTGAGCCTGCGCCTGCGCGGCTGA
- a CDS encoding SDR family NAD(P)-dependent oxidoreductase produces the protein MTRTVLITGATSGFGAAAVHRFAQAGWKVIATGRRSERLQPLVERYGKDVVHAAAFDIRDPVAMEAALLALPPAFGEIDLLVNNAGLAQGTAPAQSAKLSDWTTMIDTNITALVTLTHRLLPQLVERKGAIINISSVAGVYPYPGGNAYGGTKAFVSQFSLGLRSDLHGTGVRVTTIEPGMAETEFTVVRTHGDQAASDKLYTGANPMTAEDIAEQIFWVASLPPHLNINRLELMPVSQSFAGFQVAREG, from the coding sequence ATGACCCGCACTGTCCTGATTACCGGCGCCACGTCCGGCTTCGGCGCCGCCGCCGTTCACCGCTTCGCCCAGGCTGGCTGGAAGGTGATTGCTACCGGCCGCCGCAGCGAACGCCTGCAGCCGCTGGTCGAGCGCTACGGCAAGGACGTGGTGCACGCCGCCGCCTTCGACATCCGCGATCCGGTGGCGATGGAGGCGGCCCTGCTGGCGCTGCCGCCGGCCTTCGGCGAGATCGACCTGCTGGTCAACAACGCTGGCCTGGCGCAGGGCACCGCGCCGGCACAGAGCGCCAAGCTGTCGGACTGGACCACGATGATCGACACCAACATCACCGCGCTGGTGACCCTGACCCACCGCCTGCTGCCGCAGCTGGTGGAGCGCAAGGGCGCGATCATCAACATTTCGTCGGTGGCCGGCGTCTACCCGTACCCGGGCGGCAACGCCTACGGTGGCACCAAGGCTTTCGTCAGCCAGTTCTCGCTGGGCCTGCGCTCGGATCTGCACGGCACCGGTGTGCGCGTGACCACGATCGAGCCGGGCATGGCCGAAACCGAGTTCACCGTGGTGCGTACCCATGGCGACCAGGCCGCGTCGGACAAGCTCTATACCGGCGCCAACCCGATGACCGCCGAGGACATCGCCGAACAGATTTTCTGGGTGGCAAGCCTGCCGCCGCACCTGAACATCAATCGCCTGGAACTGATGCCGGTCAGCCAGTCGTTCGCCGGTTTCCAGGTCGCCCGCGAGGGTTGA
- a CDS encoding SPOR domain-containing protein: MAARRGKTQARRNSSSQGTPGWVWLVAGVAIAAVVFLAAPNLFKGEGDGFLRAGPQPNPNAQPAPVADADSDVGSQPAAQPATPKPAEPEKPAATQYDFYTLLPGKEVEMSDAELAASARAEDQRRAKAEASRAQAALEGKPVPPASAATPAPTATASVASTAPVTATNRPLPAPLSERPAAATPSASTAPASTSTVATTPAPRAETAAATSATPAAATAAAPAAADNARYILQAGAFGASGDAEATKAKLAMMGLAARVESAQINGKTVYRVRMGPYGSAGELSEAKQKLDGTGLQAMAIKAQ; this comes from the coding sequence ATGGCAGCACGACGCGGCAAAACCCAGGCACGACGCAACAGCAGCAGCCAGGGCACACCCGGATGGGTGTGGCTGGTGGCCGGTGTGGCGATCGCCGCCGTGGTGTTCCTGGCGGCGCCGAACCTGTTCAAGGGCGAAGGCGATGGCTTCCTGCGCGCCGGTCCGCAGCCGAACCCGAACGCGCAGCCGGCCCCGGTCGCTGATGCCGACAGCGATGTCGGCAGCCAGCCGGCCGCGCAGCCGGCCACGCCGAAGCCGGCCGAACCGGAGAAGCCCGCCGCGACGCAGTACGACTTCTACACCCTGCTGCCGGGCAAGGAAGTGGAAATGTCCGACGCCGAACTGGCCGCCAGCGCGCGCGCCGAGGACCAGCGCCGGGCCAAGGCCGAAGCATCGCGCGCGCAGGCCGCGCTGGAAGGCAAGCCGGTACCGCCGGCCAGTGCGGCCACTCCGGCACCGACCGCAACGGCCAGCGTCGCAAGCACCGCACCGGTGACCGCGACCAACCGTCCGCTGCCGGCACCGCTGAGCGAGCGCCCAGCCGCGGCAACCCCGTCGGCCAGCACCGCACCGGCGTCCACCAGCACGGTGGCCACCACCCCGGCGCCGCGCGCGGAAACCGCGGCCGCTACATCGGCGACGCCGGCGGCCGCTACCGCTGCTGCACCGGCGGCCGCCGATAACGCCCGCTACATCCTGCAGGCAGGTGCCTTCGGTGCGTCCGGCGACGCCGAAGCCACCAAGGCCAAGCTGGCCATGATGGGCCTGGCGGCACGCGTGGAGTCGGCGCAGATCAACGGCAAGACCGTATACCGCGTGCGCATGGGCCCGTACGGCAGTGCCGGCGAGTTGTCCGAAGCCAAGCAGAAGCTGGATGGCACCGGCCTGCAGGCGATGGCGATCAAGGCGCAGTAA
- the argS gene encoding arginine--tRNA ligase, which yields MKNLLRALISQGIEALRANGTLPADSLPPDFVVERPKTRDHGDFATNAAMLLAKAARSNPRALAQALVEALPRSEDVSKVEIAGPGFINFYLAPAAYQREAASVIKEAHDYGRNLSGNGRTVGVEYVSANPTGPLHVGHGRAAAIGDCVARVLDANGWNAKREFYYNDAGVQIENLALSVQARVKGIAPDQDGWPEGGYRGEYIADVARAYMAGASVDLEGTLVVGAKDADDVQAIRRFAVAYLRNEQNLDLAAFGVDFDIYFLESSLYADGKVAEAVAKLQASGHTYEEGGALWLRSTDFGDDKDRVMRKSDGTFTYFVPDVAYHLSKWQRGYERAITELGADHHGSLARVRAGLQAMEVGIPQGWPEYVLHQMVTVMRGGEEVKLSKRAGSYFTLRDLIEEAGRDATRWFLIARKPDSQLTFDIDLARQQSNDNPVFYVQYAHARVCSLLRQAQEKGLVYEQGNGLANLGRLADDASLVLMNEISRYPEVVEAAGVALEPHLVAQYLRELAHAFHTWYHGTPVLVDDAADRNAKLTLACAARQVLANGLELLGVSAPEKM from the coding sequence GTGAAAAATCTCCTCCGCGCCCTGATCAGCCAAGGCATCGAAGCCTTGCGCGCCAATGGCACCCTGCCCGCCGACTCCCTGCCGCCGGACTTCGTGGTCGAGCGCCCGAAGACCCGTGACCACGGCGACTTCGCCACCAACGCCGCGATGCTGCTGGCCAAGGCCGCGCGCAGCAATCCGCGCGCACTGGCACAGGCGCTGGTCGAGGCGCTGCCGCGCAGCGAGGACGTCAGCAAGGTCGAGATCGCCGGCCCCGGCTTCATCAACTTCTACCTGGCCCCGGCCGCGTACCAGCGCGAAGCCGCCTCGGTCATCAAGGAAGCCCACGACTACGGCCGCAACCTGTCCGGCAATGGCCGCACGGTGGGCGTGGAGTACGTGTCGGCCAACCCGACCGGCCCGCTGCATGTCGGCCATGGCCGCGCGGCGGCGATCGGCGACTGCGTGGCCCGCGTGCTCGATGCCAACGGCTGGAACGCCAAGCGCGAGTTCTACTACAACGACGCCGGTGTGCAGATCGAGAACCTGGCGCTGTCGGTGCAGGCCCGCGTGAAGGGCATTGCGCCGGACCAGGACGGCTGGCCGGAAGGCGGCTACCGCGGCGAGTACATCGCCGACGTCGCCCGCGCCTACATGGCCGGCGCCAGCGTCGACCTCGAAGGCACCCTGGTGGTCGGCGCCAAGGATGCGGACGACGTGCAGGCGATCCGTCGCTTCGCCGTGGCGTACCTGCGCAACGAGCAGAACCTGGACCTGGCCGCGTTCGGCGTCGACTTCGACATCTACTTCCTGGAAAGCTCGCTGTACGCCGATGGCAAGGTCGCCGAGGCCGTGGCCAAGCTGCAGGCCTCGGGGCATACCTACGAGGAAGGCGGCGCGCTGTGGCTGCGCAGCACCGACTTCGGTGACGACAAGGACCGCGTGATGCGCAAGTCCGACGGCACCTTCACCTACTTCGTGCCGGACGTGGCCTACCACCTGTCCAAGTGGCAGCGCGGCTACGAGCGCGCGATCACCGAACTGGGCGCCGATCACCACGGCTCGCTGGCGCGCGTGCGCGCCGGCCTGCAGGCGATGGAAGTGGGCATCCCGCAGGGCTGGCCGGAATACGTGCTGCACCAGATGGTCACCGTCATGCGCGGCGGCGAGGAAGTGAAGCTGTCCAAGCGTGCCGGCAGCTACTTCACCCTGCGCGACCTGATCGAAGAGGCCGGCCGCGATGCGACCCGCTGGTTCCTGATCGCGCGCAAGCCCGATTCGCAGCTGACCTTCGACATCGACCTGGCACGCCAGCAGAGCAACGACAATCCGGTGTTCTACGTGCAGTACGCACACGCCCGCGTCTGCAGCCTGCTGCGCCAGGCCCAGGAAAAGGGCCTGGTGTACGAGCAGGGCAATGGCCTGGCCAATCTCGGCCGCCTGGCCGACGATGCCTCGCTGGTGCTGATGAACGAGATCTCGCGGTATCCGGAAGTGGTGGAAGCGGCCGGCGTGGCGCTGGAGCCGCACCTGGTGGCGCAGTACCTGCGTGAATTGGCGCATGCCTTCCACACGTGGTATCACGGGACGCCGGTGCTGGTGGACGACGCCGCCGATCGCAACGCCAAGCTGACCCTGGCCTGCGCGGCGCGCCAGGTGCTGGCCAACGGCCTCGAACTCCTGGGCGTGAGTGCCCCGGAAAAAATGTAA
- the radC gene encoding RadC family protein: MPIHDWPEQERPREKLIARGPATLSDAELLALFLGSGFGGRDAVQTARDLLQAHGPLRVLLDRPARELARLPGLGPARSCALAAGLELAHRYLAAELQQGEAVGNNPAAVGRYLQHRLRGQAREIFMALFLDNRHRLIACEELFQGTINAAPVYPREVVRRALLHNAAAVILSHNHPSGDPEPSGADTRITDELQQALALVDVRLLDHFVVGEGRPVSFAERGLLSPPQPRLFG; the protein is encoded by the coding sequence ATGCCCATCCATGACTGGCCCGAACAGGAACGTCCCCGCGAGAAGCTGATCGCGCGCGGCCCTGCCACGCTGTCCGACGCCGAGCTGCTGGCGCTGTTCCTCGGCTCCGGCTTCGGTGGACGCGACGCGGTGCAGACCGCGCGCGACCTGCTGCAGGCACATGGTCCCCTGCGAGTGCTGCTGGACCGCCCGGCCCGCGAACTGGCCCGTTTGCCGGGACTGGGCCCGGCAAGAAGCTGTGCACTGGCCGCCGGGCTGGAACTGGCCCACCGCTACCTCGCCGCCGAGCTGCAACAGGGCGAGGCGGTCGGCAACAACCCGGCCGCGGTCGGCCGCTACCTGCAGCACCGCCTGCGTGGCCAGGCCCGCGAGATCTTCATGGCGCTGTTCCTGGACAACCGCCACCGCCTGATTGCCTGCGAGGAGCTGTTCCAGGGCACCATCAATGCTGCCCCGGTCTATCCCCGCGAGGTGGTGCGGCGAGCCCTGCTGCACAATGCGGCCGCGGTGATCCTCAGCCACAATCATCCCTCCGGCGACCCGGAGCCCTCTGGCGCCGATACCCGCATCACCGACGAACTGCAGCAGGCACTGGCATTGGTGGACGTACGCCTGCTGGACCACTTCGTGGTCGGCGAGGGCCGCCCCGTTTCGTTTGCTGAACGGGGCCTGCTGTCCCCGCCCCAGCCACGCCTGTTCGGCTGA
- a CDS encoding response regulator transcription factor has product MHPRIIIADDHPVVLHGIRIVLQTHLMEVVGSARDGAQLLQLVEHHGCDAVLTDLSMPGTGPDGPELIAELRARHPGMPVVVLTGARHPGLLDGLLREGVSGLVDKCADFGELPQALNAAMAGQVFVSQQLRHHLQARDLMFAREPAALSAREQEVLDLLAAGLKVNAIAVHCGRSPKTISRQKAEAKRKLGLQNNQELFAYLQSRRD; this is encoded by the coding sequence GTGCACCCGCGCATCATCATCGCCGACGACCATCCCGTCGTCCTGCACGGCATCCGCATCGTGCTGCAGACCCATCTGATGGAGGTCGTCGGCAGCGCGCGGGACGGCGCCCAGCTGCTGCAGCTGGTCGAGCACCACGGTTGCGACGCGGTACTGACCGACCTCTCCATGCCCGGCACCGGCCCGGATGGCCCGGAACTGATCGCTGAACTGCGCGCACGCCACCCGGGCATGCCCGTAGTGGTGCTTACCGGCGCCCGCCACCCCGGCCTGCTCGATGGCCTGCTGCGTGAGGGTGTCAGCGGCCTGGTCGACAAATGCGCCGATTTCGGCGAGTTGCCGCAGGCCTTGAACGCGGCCATGGCCGGGCAGGTGTTCGTCTCGCAGCAGCTGCGCCACCACCTGCAGGCGCGCGACCTGATGTTCGCGCGTGAACCGGCGGCGCTGTCGGCCCGCGAGCAGGAAGTGCTGGACCTGCTGGCCGCCGGGCTGAAGGTAAACGCCATCGCCGTCCACTGCGGCCGCAGCCCGAAGACGATCAGCCGGCAGAAGGCCGAGGCCAAGCGCAAGCTGGGGCTGCAGAACAACCAGGAGCTGTTCGCCTACCTGCAGTCGCGACGCGACTGA
- the coaBC gene encoding bifunctional phosphopantothenoylcysteine decarboxylase/phosphopantothenate--cysteine ligase CoaBC, which yields MPSFAQEFQVADSPNASPAPSRALEGQKLLLCVGGGIAAYKGLELVRRLRDAGAQVQVAMTAGAQQFVTPLSFQALSGQPTRTTLWDSAAEQAMGHIELARWADRIVVAPGTADLLARLAQGHADDLVSTLCLASTAPLTICPAMNHRMWLHPATQANIALLRQRGAQVIGPVDGPLAEGESGPGRLAEPGDIVAALAASGGTAATVAAPETRALQGLRLLISAGPTYEDIDPVRYVGNRSSGKMGFALAAAAAALGAQVVLVSGPVQLPTPPGVQRIDVRSAAQMRDAVLKSLPADIYIGAAAVSDYTPRQVAAQKLKKTADSQSLVIELVRTPDILAEVAAQTQSLKLVVGFAAETHDVEKYARGKLIDKRLDLVIANQVGISGGGFESDNNAATAFWQDGEQVFPATSKRELAEQLLALIARRLQA from the coding sequence ATGCCCTCGTTTGCACAGGAATTCCAGGTGGCTGACTCCCCCAACGCTTCCCCCGCGCCCAGCCGCGCGCTGGAAGGCCAGAAACTGCTGTTGTGCGTCGGAGGCGGGATCGCGGCCTACAAGGGCCTGGAACTGGTGCGGCGCCTGCGTGACGCGGGCGCCCAGGTGCAGGTGGCGATGACCGCCGGCGCCCAGCAGTTCGTCACCCCCCTCAGCTTCCAGGCCCTGTCCGGGCAGCCGACCCGCACCACGCTGTGGGACAGCGCCGCCGAACAGGCCATGGGCCACATCGAGCTGGCCCGCTGGGCCGACCGCATCGTGGTCGCGCCGGGAACGGCCGATCTGCTGGCCCGGCTGGCCCAGGGCCATGCCGATGACCTGGTCAGCACCTTGTGCCTGGCCAGTACCGCACCGCTGACGATCTGCCCGGCGATGAACCATCGCATGTGGCTGCATCCGGCCACCCAGGCCAACATCGCCCTGCTGCGCCAGCGTGGTGCGCAGGTGATCGGCCCAGTCGATGGTCCGCTGGCCGAAGGTGAATCCGGCCCCGGTCGGCTGGCCGAACCGGGCGACATCGTGGCCGCACTGGCGGCCAGTGGCGGTACCGCTGCGACGGTTGCCGCGCCGGAAACCCGTGCCCTGCAGGGGTTGCGCCTGCTGATCAGTGCCGGCCCGACCTACGAGGACATCGATCCGGTGCGCTACGTCGGCAACCGCAGCAGCGGCAAGATGGGCTTCGCCCTGGCCGCCGCCGCCGCTGCGCTGGGCGCACAGGTGGTGCTGGTCAGTGGCCCGGTACAGCTGCCGACGCCGCCGGGCGTACAGCGCATTGATGTGCGCTCGGCCGCGCAGATGCGCGATGCCGTGCTGAAGTCGCTGCCCGCCGACATCTATATCGGTGCTGCAGCGGTGTCCGACTACACGCCGCGCCAGGTCGCCGCGCAGAAGCTGAAGAAGACCGCCGACAGCCAGTCGCTGGTGATCGAGCTGGTGCGCACGCCGGACATCCTTGCCGAAGTCGCCGCGCAGACCCAGTCGCTGAAGCTGGTGGTCGGCTTCGCCGCCGAAACCCACGACGTGGAGAAGTACGCACGCGGGAAGCTGATCGACAAGCGCCTGGATTTGGTGATCGCCAACCAGGTGGGCATCAGTGGCGGCGGTTTCGAGAGTGACAACAATGCCGCCACTGCCTTCTGGCAGGACGGCGAACAGGTATTCCCGGCCACCTCCAAGCGCGAGCTGGCTGAACAACTGCTGGCGCTGATCGCGCGGAGACTCCAGGCATGA
- the dut gene encoding dUTP diphosphatase encodes MTQASLSQPLQVKLLDPRFGDSWPLPAYATEASAGMDLRAALDTALTLQPGDTALMPSGLAIHIADPGLCAVILPRSGLGHRHGIVLGNGTGLIDADYQGPLLISVWNRGREAFTIEPGDRIAQLVVVPIARVSLQVVDTFTDSVRGAGGFGHTGVR; translated from the coding sequence ATGACCCAGGCATCCCTTTCCCAACCACTGCAGGTCAAGCTGCTCGATCCGCGCTTCGGCGACAGCTGGCCGCTGCCGGCCTATGCCACCGAGGCCAGTGCCGGCATGGACCTGCGCGCAGCGCTGGATACCGCGCTGACCCTGCAGCCGGGCGACACCGCGCTGATGCCCAGCGGCCTGGCCATCCACATTGCCGACCCGGGCCTGTGCGCGGTGATCCTGCCGCGTTCGGGGCTGGGCCATCGGCATGGCATCGTGCTGGGCAACGGCACCGGCCTGATCGATGCCGACTACCAGGGGCCGCTGCTGATCAGCGTCTGGAACCGTGGCCGCGAAGCCTTCACCATCGAGCCGGGCGATCGTATCGCGCAGCTGGTGGTGGTTCCGATCGCCCGCGTGAGCCTGCAGGTGGTGGATACTTTCACCGACAGCGTGCGGGGCGCGGGTGGATTCGGCCATACCGGGGTGCGTTGA